The genomic DNA GCTGCCGGAGGGCGTCAGGCTCTACACCGGCGACGACTTCAACTACCCCGAGCTGATCAAGTCGGGCAGCCACGCGCTGCTGGGCATCTTCGACCCGATCGCCCCGGCCGCCGCCGCGGCCCTGCAGGCACTCGACGAGGGTGACCTCGGCCGCTACGACGAGATCATGACCCCCACGGTCGCCCTGTCACGGAAGATCTTCGAGCGGCCGACCTACAACTACAAGACCGGCGTCGTCTTCCTGGCCTGGCTCAACGGCCACCAGGACGCCTTCAGCATGGTCAACGGCGCCCAGGCGGCCCGGTCGCTCCCGCACCTGGTCGAGGTGTTCAAGCTGGCCGACCGCGCCGGGCTGCTGGCCGACCCCGAACTGGCCGTCCACCGGATGCGGTCGCTGCTGGCGGTGCACGGGCTTTGAACGGACCGATCGGGAAAGGACGGACCGTGGACGAGCGGGCCACCAGCACGCGGGAGGCGGCGAGCCGTTTCTCGCTGAACCAGTGGACCACGAAACGGTGGTCGGTGGCCGAGGCGGTCGACGGGTGCGTACGGCACGGCGTCGAGGCCATCGGCCTGTGGCGGCAGAACGTCGCCGAGCAGGGGCTGGACGAGACCGTGAAACTGGTCGCGGACGCCGGGCTGCGGGTGTCGTCCCTGTGCCGGGGCGGCTTCCTGACCTCCCAGGACGCGCTCGACGACAACTGCAGGGCGATCGACGAGGCGGCCGCGCTGAACGCCGCCTGCCTGGTCATGGTCGTCGGCGGCCTGCCGGGGGTGGCTCCGGGCGATCCCCTGGGCGCCTTCGACCGGGACCTCGCCGGGGCGAGGGAACGGGTGGCCGAGGCGCTGGCTGTGCTCGCCCCCTACGCCGGTGAGCGCGGGGTCAGGCTCGCCCTGGAACCGCTGCACCCGATGTACTGCGCCGACCGGGCCGTGCTGTCCACCCTCGGGCAGGCGCTCGACCTCGCGGAGCCGTACCCCGCCGAGCAGGTCGGTGTGGTCGTCGACACCTTTCACGTCTGGTGGGACCCGCAGGTATTCCAGCAGATCGCCAGGGCCGGGGACCGGATCGCGAGCTACCAGGTGTGTGACTTCCTTCACCCGCTCCCCGCCGACGCGCTGCTCGGCCGGGGTGTGATGGGCGACGGTGTGATCGACTTCGCGCCGCTGACCAGGGCCGTGACCGAGGCGGGCTACATCGGGGACGTCGAGGTGGAGATCTTCAACGCCGACGTGTGGGCCGCCGATCCGGACGAGGTCCTGGCCCGGGTGAAGACCCGGTTCGGCGAACTCATCGAGGCCTGATACCCGTGTTCGGACCCGTTTACTCGACCCGGATAAGGGATTCACGTTGGAGTGATGCGGAAGGTAATCGTACGGTGGTGTCATGACGACCGCAGAGAGCGAAACCCGTCCCGCCATACAGCGGCCGCCGGAACATGTCAGGGCCGTACTGGAAACGATCAAAGAGTGGGAGGCCGCCAATCCGGACTCGGCACCGTCCGGACACGGGGAGGCGATCCTGTGGGCCCTCGGCGAGCGTGAGCAGGCGCCGATCAGCGGCCGCCCGACCTCAGGAGCCCTGCCCACCCTCGCGGACGCACGAGCGGAGATCGACGCCTCCGAGCGGGTCCCCCGCGAGGGCCGGGTCGTCCCGGCCGATGGAGTGGTAAGCACCCTGAACTGGTTGATCGGCGCCAAGGACGGGTTGCCGATCCCCGGACGCCGCTCCTCCGAAGGCTGGGGCCACCTGGTCGGCGGCCGTGGGGTGATCCTGCGTACCGAGGCCGAGATCGGCCGGGTCGCCGAGTTGGCGCGCGAGGGCAAGCCGAGCGCGTCGAACGACTGGGAGCGGGAATGGTGCTCCGGAACGATCGCGGTGTGCGAATGGGTGCTCGGCACCCGCTCGAAGTCGCCCGTCCGGAACACCCAGCGCCCCATTCACGGACCGACCGGGCTCAACCTCGGAATGGAGGAGACCGCGGCCGAGGACGTGTCCCGGCAGCTCGGCCGGGGCCGCCAGCACTCCCCCGGCTACGGTGACGGAGTCATGCGCACGATCCGCTGGCTGCGTGGGCAGGTCACCGTCCCGCCCGTGAACGAACAAGGAAGACCGACGGTCAGCAACCGCTGAACGCCCCCTACGACGTGATCGGCCCGGGCACCCGCGGGTGTCCGGGCCGACCGCTGTGCCGGCCGGGCTCCGGTGTCACTCCCCGTCGATCTTCTGGAAGTTCCCGAGGAGGGTGAAGTCACTGCCCGCTCCCGCCGGCACCGGGCCGATTTCCACCGGGTCGGCGGGGGACGTCAGGCTGGCGCGGTAGAGCTTCGCCGTACCGGCCTGGGTGTCCTCGCTCGCGGCGATGATCAAAGACCGGCGGTCCCGGGAAACGGCGGTC from Streptosporangium sp. NBC_01756 includes the following:
- a CDS encoding sugar phosphate isomerase/epimerase family protein, producing MDERATSTREAASRFSLNQWTTKRWSVAEAVDGCVRHGVEAIGLWRQNVAEQGLDETVKLVADAGLRVSSLCRGGFLTSQDALDDNCRAIDEAAALNAACLVMVVGGLPGVAPGDPLGAFDRDLAGARERVAEALAVLAPYAGERGVRLALEPLHPMYCADRAVLSTLGQALDLAEPYPAEQVGVVVDTFHVWWDPQVFQQIARAGDRIASYQVCDFLHPLPADALLGRGVMGDGVIDFAPLTRAVTEAGYIGDVEVEIFNADVWAADPDEVLARVKTRFGELIEA